CGGAGGACGACCCCGGCCGCTGACCTGGTGGCGCGGTTCAGGCGGTGGGGTCGCGCAGCGGCCGGCCGTCCTGCATGTCGGCCATGATCTCCCGCAGCTCGCCGTCGCCCACCGAGTGCCGGTCGTGGTGTGCCTCGACCAGCTCGTACAGCCGGGTCTGCACCTGCTCCACCCCGGGCACGTCGACCAGCACCGATTGTCCCCGCTCCCCGGCCGACTCGATGGTCAACGTGCCGCAGCCGAAGAGCCGCTCGACGAACCGCTGGTTCATCGAGTGGTCGTTGATCCGGCCCAGCGGGATGTCCCGCCGGTCGCGGGAGAGGATGCCCTGC
The nucleotide sequence above comes from Micromonospora pallida. Encoded proteins:
- a CDS encoding PH domain-containing protein yields the protein MAFPDDVLTEDEEIVLHLHPHAKALVRPVLVLLLSVAAVVAAWILLPDGQAGRIGLYLVAGFALVLSVVFTLVPYLSWRSTHYLFTTERVLLQQGILSRDRRDIPLGRINDHSMNQRFVERLFGCGTLTIESAGERGQSVLVDVPGVEQVQTRLYELVEAHHDRHSVGDGELREIMADMQDGRPLRDPTA